A window of Citrus sinensis cultivar Valencia sweet orange chromosome 7, DVS_A1.0, whole genome shotgun sequence contains these coding sequences:
- the LOC102628576 gene encoding uncharacterized protein LOC102628576 isoform X1 encodes MAEYIYLSNKDTLIIKPSKKSPLLLRLIALLFAVVCGVFFCSIRLKQMSIGSRIRFQPFQVLGRSYSEYGIKQIEISGENDTKQLEVPPVYHLTQIEVPGENDTKQFEFPPVHYPKPQTFNRTECAHNPVQYFAIISMQRSGSGWFETLLNSHMNVSSNGEIFSVMDRRQNVSSIIKTLDTVYNLDWFTSASKNECSAAVGFKWMLNQGLMQYHKEIVEYFNRRGVSVIFLFRRNLLRRLVSVLANSYDRYAKLLNGTHKSHVHSHQEAEALSRYKPAINSTLLIAELKEMELTAAKAFEYFNSTRHIVLYYEDLVKNRKFPSIPLYGGHDPHHSLQKLKEVLEFLRLPQMKLKSRQVKIHRGTLSEHIQNWNDVKKTLNGTEYGSLLLADYRR; translated from the exons ATGGCAGAGTACATTTATTTATCCAACAAG GATACCCTAATTATAAAGCCCTCAAAGAAATCCCCTTTATTGTTAAGGTTGATAGCTTTGCTATTTGCAGTGGTCTGTGGCGTTTTTTTCTGTTCAATCCGTTTAAAGCAAATGAGCATTGGCAGTAGAATTAGGTTTCAACCCTTCCAAGTCCTTGGAAGATCTTATAGTGAGTACGGAATCAAACAGATAGAAATTTCTGGCGAAAACGACACCAAACAGCTAGAAGTTCCCCCTGTGTATCACCTAACCCAGATAGAAGTTCCTGGCGAAAATGACACCAAGCAGTTTGAGTTTCCTCCTGTGCATTACCCAAAACCCCAAACTTTTAACAG AACTGAATGTGCACACAATCCTGTACAATACTTTGCCATAATCTCAATGCAAAGATCAGGAAGTGGATGGTTTGAGACCTTGTTAAATAGTCATATGAATGTGAGTTCAAATGGGGAGATTTTCTCTGTTATGGATCGTAGGCAAAATGTTTCTTCAATTATAAAGACTCTAGATACAGTTTACAACTTGGATTGGTTTACTAGTGCTTCCAAGAATGAGTGCTCTGCAGCAGTTGGCTTTAAGTGGATGCTCAATCAG GGCTTGATGCAGTATCATAAAGAAATAGTTGAATACTTCAATCGTAGGGGTGTTTCTGTTATATTTCTCTTTCGACGAAATCTGCTCCGTCGGTTGGTTTCTGTACTTGCAAATTCCTATGATCGCTATGCTAAACTGTTGAATGGAACTCACAAGTCCCATGTGCATTCACACCAAGAG GCTGAAGCCCTCTCAAGGTATAAGCCTGCCATCAATTCCACATTGTTGATAGCTGAGCTGAAGGAAATGGAGTTGACTGCTGCCAAGGCCTTCGAATATTTCAATAGTACCCGCCACATTGTTCTGTACTATGAGGATCTCGTTAAAAACCGCAAG TTTCCATCCATACCTCTGTATGGTGGTCATGACCCTCATCATTCATTGCAGAAACTGAAAGAAGTTCTTGAGTTTCTGAGGCTGCCCCAGATGAAATTAAAAAGCCGTCAGGTTAAAATACACAGAGGTACATTATCAGAACACATACAGAACTGGAATGATGTTAAGAAGACTCTCAATGGAACAGAATATGGAAGTTTACTCCTTGCTGACTATAGAAGATGA
- the LOC102628576 gene encoding uncharacterized protein LOC102628576 isoform X2, giving the protein MAEYIYLSNKDTLIIKPSKKSPLLLRLIALLFAVVCGVFFCSIRLKQMSIGSRIRFQPFQVLGRSYSEYGIKQIEISGENDTKQLEVPPVYHLTQIEVPGENDTKQFEFPPVHYPKPQTFNRTECAHNPVQYFAIISMQRSGSGWFETLLNSHMNVSSNGEIFSVMDRRQNVSSIIKTLDTVYNLDWFTSASKNECSAAVGFKWMLNQGLMQYHKEIVEYFNRRGVSVIFLFRRNLLRRLVSVLANSYDRYAKLLNGTHKSHVHSHQEAEALSRYKPAINSTLLIAELKEMELTAAKAFEYFNSTRHIVLYYEDLVKNRKKLKEVLEFLRLPQMKLKSRQVKIHRGTLSEHIQNWNDVKKTLNGTEYGSLLLADYRR; this is encoded by the exons ATGGCAGAGTACATTTATTTATCCAACAAG GATACCCTAATTATAAAGCCCTCAAAGAAATCCCCTTTATTGTTAAGGTTGATAGCTTTGCTATTTGCAGTGGTCTGTGGCGTTTTTTTCTGTTCAATCCGTTTAAAGCAAATGAGCATTGGCAGTAGAATTAGGTTTCAACCCTTCCAAGTCCTTGGAAGATCTTATAGTGAGTACGGAATCAAACAGATAGAAATTTCTGGCGAAAACGACACCAAACAGCTAGAAGTTCCCCCTGTGTATCACCTAACCCAGATAGAAGTTCCTGGCGAAAATGACACCAAGCAGTTTGAGTTTCCTCCTGTGCATTACCCAAAACCCCAAACTTTTAACAG AACTGAATGTGCACACAATCCTGTACAATACTTTGCCATAATCTCAATGCAAAGATCAGGAAGTGGATGGTTTGAGACCTTGTTAAATAGTCATATGAATGTGAGTTCAAATGGGGAGATTTTCTCTGTTATGGATCGTAGGCAAAATGTTTCTTCAATTATAAAGACTCTAGATACAGTTTACAACTTGGATTGGTTTACTAGTGCTTCCAAGAATGAGTGCTCTGCAGCAGTTGGCTTTAAGTGGATGCTCAATCAG GGCTTGATGCAGTATCATAAAGAAATAGTTGAATACTTCAATCGTAGGGGTGTTTCTGTTATATTTCTCTTTCGACGAAATCTGCTCCGTCGGTTGGTTTCTGTACTTGCAAATTCCTATGATCGCTATGCTAAACTGTTGAATGGAACTCACAAGTCCCATGTGCATTCACACCAAGAG GCTGAAGCCCTCTCAAGGTATAAGCCTGCCATCAATTCCACATTGTTGATAGCTGAGCTGAAGGAAATGGAGTTGACTGCTGCCAAGGCCTTCGAATATTTCAATAGTACCCGCCACATTGTTCTGTACTATGAGGATCTCGTTAAAAACCGCAAG AAACTGAAAGAAGTTCTTGAGTTTCTGAGGCTGCCCCAGATGAAATTAAAAAGCCGTCAGGTTAAAATACACAGAGGTACATTATCAGAACACATACAGAACTGGAATGATGTTAAGAAGACTCTCAATGGAACAGAATATGGAAGTTTACTCCTTGCTGACTATAGAAGATGA
- the LOC102609337 gene encoding patatin-like protein 3 — protein sequence MTRKGNIDIRPPTHANLITILSIDGGGIRGIIPGVILAYLESQLQELDGQDARLADYFDVIAGTSTGGLITAMLTAPKEQNRPMSAAKDIVPFYIRHGPQIFPQLRGMLANSVVNRVRALMGSKYDGKYLHKVIKENLKDTKLHQTLTNVVIPTFDIKKLQPTIFSSFQVAASPDLDAQLADIAIGTSAAPTYFPAYYFENPDDHGTLKEFNLIDGGVAANNPTLVAICEVTKHILKNPDFCQINPLDYTRFLVISLGTGSKRSEHKYNAKMASRWGVINWLYDNGDTPLLDCYGQAIGDMVDYHISVVFHALQSEDNYLRIDDDTLQGDLSSIDLTTPENSENLVRAGEALLKKPVSRINLDTGLYEPIENGSAGTNEEALKRFAKMLSDERKLRESKSSR from the exons ATGACAAGGAAGGGGAATatagatat TCGACCTCCAACACATGCAAATCTAATTACAATTCTTAGTATTGATGGTGGAGGAATTCGAGGAATCATTCCAGGTGTCATTCTTGCTTACCTTGAATCTCAACTTCAG GAACTTGACGGTCAGGATGCAAGACTTGCCGATTACTTTGATGTGATCGCAGGAACAAGTACAGGTGGTCTTATAACAGCTATGCTAACAGCACCAAAAGAGCAAAATCGTCCCATGTCCGCTGCCAAGGATATAGTGCCATTCTACATTAGGCACGGTCCCCAAATTTTCCCACAATTAAG GGGTATGCTAGCTAATTCGGTTGTAAATCGAGTGAGAGCTCTAATGGGAAGCAAATATGACGGGAAGTACCTTCACAAGGTGATAAAGGAGAACTTAAAGGACACAAAGTTACATCAAACCTTGACAAACGTTGTCATTCCAACTTTCGACATCAAGAAACTTCAACCTACTATCTTCTCCTCATTTCAG GTAGCAGCAAGTCCTGACTTGGATGCTCAATTAGCAGACATAGCCATTGGTACCTCCGCAGCGCCAACTTACTTTCCTGCCTACTATTTTGAGAACCCAGATGACCATGGAACTTTGAAAGAGTTCAATCTCATTGATGGCGGTGTGGCTGCAAACAATCCG ACTTTGGTAGCCATTTGCGAGGTGACCAAGCATATACTGAAGAATCCAGATTTCTGCCAAATCAATCCCTTGGACTATACTCGTTTCCTTGTGATCTCCCTAGGGACTGGCTCAAAAAGGAGTGAACACAAATACAACGCAAAAATGGCTTCCAGATGGGGAGTGATAAATTGGTTGTATGACAATGGGGATACACCGTTACTAGATTGTTATGGTCAAGCAATTGGAGATATGGTTGATTATCACATCTCTGTGGTTTTTCACGCCCTTCAGTCGGAGGATAATTATCTCAGGATTGAT GATGACACGCTACAAGGAGACCTGTCTTCGATTGATCTAACTACACCGGAGAATTCAGAAAACCTTGTTAGAGCTGGCGAGGCCTTGTTGAAAAAACCAGTTTCCCGCATAAATTTGGACACGGGTTTGTATGAACCTATTGAAAATGGAAGTGCTGGCACCAACGAAGAAGCACTCAAACG ATTCGCAAAAATGCTGTCCGATGAAAGGAAGCTCCGTGAATCAAAGTCTTCGCGGTGA
- the LOC102609046 gene encoding patatin-like protein 3 — MENRAFPANQPPTYANLITILSIDGGGIRGIIPGVILACLESQLQELDGQDARLADYFDVIAGTSTGGLITAMLTAPSEQNRPMYAAKDIVPFYIRHGPKIFPQLRGILANSVVNLVRALMGTKYDGKYLHKVIKENLKDTKLHQTLTNVAIPTFDIKKLQPTIFSSFQVAASPDLDAQLADIAIGTSAAPTYFPAHYFKNPDEHGTLKEFNLIDGGVAANNPTLVAISEMTKHILKNPDFCPINPLDYTRFLVISIGTGSKKSEHKYNAKMASKWGIISWLYDNGDTPLLDCYGRAIGDMVDYHISVVFQALQSEDNYLRIEDDTLQGDVTSIDLTTKENFENLVRAGETLLKKPVSRINLDAGLYEPIENGSAGTNEEALKRFAKMLSDERKLRESKSPH, encoded by the exons ATGGAGAACAGAGCATTTCCTGCTAATCAACCTCCAACATATGCAAATCTAATTACAATTCTTAGTATTGATGGTGGAGGAATTCGAGGAATCATTCCAGGTGTCATTCTTGCTTGCCTTGAATCTCAACTTCAg GAACTTGACGGTCAGGATGCAAGACTTGCCGATTACTTTGATGTGATCGCAGGAACAAGTACAGGTGGTCTTATAACAGCTATGTTAACAGCACCAAGTGAGCAAAATCGTCCCATGTACGCTGCCAAGGATATAGTACCATTCTACATTAGGCACGGTCCCAAAATTTTCCCACAATTAAG GGGTATACTAGCTAATTCGGTTGTAAATCTAGTGAGAGCTCTAATGGGAACCAAATATGACGGGAAGTACCTTCACAAGGTGATAAAGGAGAATTTAAAGGACACAAAGTTGCATCAAACCTTGACAAACGTTGCTATTCCAACTTTTGACATCAAGAAACTTCAACCTACTATCTTCTCCTCATTTCAG GTAGCAGCAAGTCCTGATTTGGATGCTCAATTAGCAGACATAGCCATTGGCACCTCCGCAGCGCCAACTTACTTTCCTGCCCACTATTTTAAGAACCCAGATGAACATGGAACTTTGAAAGAGTTCAATCTCATTGACGGTGGTGTGGCTGCAAACAATCCG ACTTTGGTAGCCATTTCCGAGATGACCAAGCATATACTGAAGAACCCAGATTTCTGTCCAATCAATCCCTTGGATTATACTCGTTTCCTTGTGATCTCCATAGGGACTGGCTCAAAAAAGAGCGAACACAAATACAACGCAAAAATGGCTTCCAAATGGGGAATTATAAGTTGGCTGTATGACAATGGAGATACACCGTTACTGGATTGTTATGGTCGAGCAATTGGAGATATGGTTGATTATCACATCTCTGTGGTTTTTCAAGCCCTTCAATCGGAGGATAATTATCTCAGGATTGAG GATGACACGCTACAAGGAGACGTGACTTCGATTGATCTAACTACAAAggagaattttgaaaaccttGTTAGAGCTGGCGAGACATTGTTGAAAAAACCAGTTTCCCGCATAAATTTGGACGCGGGTTTGTATGAACCTATTGAAAATGGGAGTGCTGGCACCAACGAAGAAGCACTCAAACG ATTCGCGAAAATGCTCTCCGATGAAAGGAAGCTCCGTGAATCAAAGTCTCCGCACTGA
- the LOC102628083 gene encoding uncharacterized protein LOC102628083 isoform X2: MESTPVNWEALDALILEFAKSENLIEDSIVSSPPSSPSSSSTSSVSLSSSSYHSRLIIRQIRRSLEYGDIDAAIDLLRAHAPFILDDHRLLFRLQKQKFIELLRRGTTEDRKSAINCLRTALAPCALDAYPEAYEEFKHVLLTFIYDKDDPTSPVAIEWAERRRFEIAGLMSSVLRAHLHAYDPVFAMTLRYLIRLLLEERDPPATPQESLYEAPPFDEVDIQALAHAVKITRQGAVDSLRFARGDLFQAFQNELCQMRLDVSMLDELVREYCVYRGIVDSGLSTPSGTQTISIPIKVDKPVSGCCSSRNCSLEMDCSISKNSDGETSVSNTIMDGSPENNTDVISIQGADVELRFTGGPTGSNEDCSTSGSHQPESSRVLRSRSHGSGERNKRKRWRERQDDFCYNPEISLGGCNKRELNSSTLIPSTIMSMEQQENYEIVLGMKELAGKGMAAEAVEEINAMDADFFVQNPMLLFQLKQVEFLKLVSCGDHLGALRVACAHLGPLAASHPALLKPLKETLLALLQPNEDVLVKGFPLHTLATSLQVAIGRRLGIEEPQLMKILRATLHTHNEWFKLQMCKDRFESLLRIDLLKEVYTPFLATVAMSKSHADSCTQGSSQITISSNARVSEDGSSPNQVSSADFVCDENAILKVMEFLALPRADAIHLLAQYNGNAETVIQQIFA; this comes from the exons ATGGAGTCGACGCCTGTGAACTGGGAAGCTCTGGACGCACTCATCCTCGAGTTCGCAAAATCTGAGAACTTAATCGAAGACTCAATTGTATCATCTCCACCATCTTCTCCGTCTTCTTCTTCCACGTCTTCGGTCTCTCTCTCCTCTTCGTCTTATCACTCGAGATTGATCATTCGACAGATCAGACGGTCGTTAGAATACGGTGACATTGACGCCGCGATTGATCTCCTCCGCGCTCACGCGCCTTTCATTCTCGATGATCACAGGCTTCTTTTCCGGTTACAGAAACAG AAATTTATTGAACTTTTGAGAAGAGGAACTACAGAGGATAGAAAATCAGCGATCAATTGCTTGAGGACTGCTCTTGCACCCTGTGCTCTTGATGCTTATCCG GAAGCATATGAAGAATTCAAGCATGTCCTTCTCACCTTTATATATGATAAAGATGATCCGACTTCTCCGGTCGCAATTGAG TGGGCTGAAAGGCGGAGGTTTGAAATTGCTGGATTGATGTCCTCTGTCTTAAGGGCTCATTTACATGCATACGATCCAGTTTTTGCTATGACTCTCAGATATTTAATCAG GTTGCTGCTTGAGGAACGTGACCCCCCTGCAACACCTCAAGAGTCTCTGTATGAAGCACCTCCTTTTGATGAG GTTGACATACAAGCCCTTGCACATGCTGTAAAGATTACAAGACAAGGAGCAGTTGACAGCTTGAGATTTGCCCGGGGTGATCTATTTCAGGCTTTTCag AATGAGTTATGTCAAATGAGATTAGATGTTTCTATGCTCGATGAGCTTGTTCGTGAGTATTGTGTTTACAGGGGCATTGTTGATTCTGGCCTTTCAACCCCTTCTG GAACGCAAACCATTTCCATACCTATAAAAGTCGATAAACCAGTGTCTGGGTGTTGTTCATCTAGGAACTGCTCACTTGAAATGGATTGTAGCATCAGTAAAAATTCGGATGGTGAAACCTCTGTCAGCAATACTATTATGGATGGTTCTCCTGAAAATAATACTGATGTGATTAGCATTCAAGGAGCTGATGTTGAATTACGATTCACTGGTGGGCCAACTGGCAGTAATGAAGATTGTAGCACGAGCGGATCACATCAACCTGAAAGTTCAAGGGTTCTGAGAAGCAGAAGCCATGGAAGTGGAGAAAGGAATAAACGCAAGAGGTGGAGGGAAAGGCAAGATGACTTCTGTTATAATCCTGAAATTTCTCTTGGTGGATGCAATAAGCGAGAGCTTAACTCTTCTACACTGATTCCTAGCACAATAATGTCAATGGAGCAACAG GAAAATTATGAGATTGTGCTGGGGATGAAGGAGCTAGCCGGTAAAGGAATGGCTGCAGAAGCTGTTGAAGAAATTAATGCAATGGATGCAGACTTTTTTGTACAAAATCCGATGTTGTTATTCCAACTTAAGCAG GTAGAATTCCTCAAGCTGGTTAGCTGCGGTGATCATTTGGGTGCTCTACGGGTTGCATGTGCCCATTTAGGTCCTTTAGCAGCTAGTCATCCTGCCCTGCTGAAGCCATTGAAAGAAACTTTACTGGCATTGCTCCAACCTAACGAGGATGTACTTGTAAAGGGCTTCCCTCTACATACTCTTGCAACTTCACTCCAG GTTGCAATTGGAAGGAGGCTTGGAATTGAAGAACCTCAgcttatgaaaattttgagagCAACCCTTCACACACACAATGAGTGGTTTAAACTTCAAATGTGTAAAGATCGCTTTGAAAGTCTCCTGAGGATTGATCTATTGAAGGAAGTTTATACTCCTTTTCTTGCCACAGTTGCCATGTCGAAGTCACATGCAGATAGTTGCACCCAGGGATCTTCCCAAATCACAATATCGTCAAATGCCAGGGTTTCAGAAGATGGTAGCAGTCCAAATCAAGTGTCATCGGCAGATTTTGTCTGTGATGAAAATGCAATACTCAAAGTCATG GAATTTCTTGCTTTGCCGAGGGCTGATGCCATCCACCTTCTTGCACAATATAATGGGAATGCTGAGACCGTCATTCAGCAAATATTTGCATAG
- the LOC102628083 gene encoding uncharacterized protein LOC102628083 isoform X1: MESTPVNWEALDALILEFAKSENLIEDSIVSSPPSSPSSSSTSSVSLSSSSYHSRLIIRQIRRSLEYGDIDAAIDLLRAHAPFILDDHRLLFRLQKQKFIELLRRGTTEDRKSAINCLRTALAPCALDAYPEAYEEFKHVLLTFIYDKDDPTSPVAIEWAERRRFEIAGLMSSVLRAHLHAYDPVFAMTLRYLISIHKEFCFHQGVPSPISDLTDRLLLEERDPPATPQESLYEAPPFDEVDIQALAHAVKITRQGAVDSLRFARGDLFQAFQNELCQMRLDVSMLDELVREYCVYRGIVDSGLSTPSGTQTISIPIKVDKPVSGCCSSRNCSLEMDCSISKNSDGETSVSNTIMDGSPENNTDVISIQGADVELRFTGGPTGSNEDCSTSGSHQPESSRVLRSRSHGSGERNKRKRWRERQDDFCYNPEISLGGCNKRELNSSTLIPSTIMSMEQQENYEIVLGMKELAGKGMAAEAVEEINAMDADFFVQNPMLLFQLKQVEFLKLVSCGDHLGALRVACAHLGPLAASHPALLKPLKETLLALLQPNEDVLVKGFPLHTLATSLQVAIGRRLGIEEPQLMKILRATLHTHNEWFKLQMCKDRFESLLRIDLLKEVYTPFLATVAMSKSHADSCTQGSSQITISSNARVSEDGSSPNQVSSADFVCDENAILKVMEFLALPRADAIHLLAQYNGNAETVIQQIFA, translated from the exons ATGGAGTCGACGCCTGTGAACTGGGAAGCTCTGGACGCACTCATCCTCGAGTTCGCAAAATCTGAGAACTTAATCGAAGACTCAATTGTATCATCTCCACCATCTTCTCCGTCTTCTTCTTCCACGTCTTCGGTCTCTCTCTCCTCTTCGTCTTATCACTCGAGATTGATCATTCGACAGATCAGACGGTCGTTAGAATACGGTGACATTGACGCCGCGATTGATCTCCTCCGCGCTCACGCGCCTTTCATTCTCGATGATCACAGGCTTCTTTTCCGGTTACAGAAACAG AAATTTATTGAACTTTTGAGAAGAGGAACTACAGAGGATAGAAAATCAGCGATCAATTGCTTGAGGACTGCTCTTGCACCCTGTGCTCTTGATGCTTATCCG GAAGCATATGAAGAATTCAAGCATGTCCTTCTCACCTTTATATATGATAAAGATGATCCGACTTCTCCGGTCGCAATTGAG TGGGCTGAAAGGCGGAGGTTTGAAATTGCTGGATTGATGTCCTCTGTCTTAAGGGCTCATTTACATGCATACGATCCAGTTTTTGCTATGACTCTCAGATATTTAATCAG CATACACAAAGAATTTTGCTTTCATCAAGGAGTTCCGTCACCCATTTCAGATCTTACTGATAGGTTGCTGCTTGAGGAACGTGACCCCCCTGCAACACCTCAAGAGTCTCTGTATGAAGCACCTCCTTTTGATGAG GTTGACATACAAGCCCTTGCACATGCTGTAAAGATTACAAGACAAGGAGCAGTTGACAGCTTGAGATTTGCCCGGGGTGATCTATTTCAGGCTTTTCag AATGAGTTATGTCAAATGAGATTAGATGTTTCTATGCTCGATGAGCTTGTTCGTGAGTATTGTGTTTACAGGGGCATTGTTGATTCTGGCCTTTCAACCCCTTCTG GAACGCAAACCATTTCCATACCTATAAAAGTCGATAAACCAGTGTCTGGGTGTTGTTCATCTAGGAACTGCTCACTTGAAATGGATTGTAGCATCAGTAAAAATTCGGATGGTGAAACCTCTGTCAGCAATACTATTATGGATGGTTCTCCTGAAAATAATACTGATGTGATTAGCATTCAAGGAGCTGATGTTGAATTACGATTCACTGGTGGGCCAACTGGCAGTAATGAAGATTGTAGCACGAGCGGATCACATCAACCTGAAAGTTCAAGGGTTCTGAGAAGCAGAAGCCATGGAAGTGGAGAAAGGAATAAACGCAAGAGGTGGAGGGAAAGGCAAGATGACTTCTGTTATAATCCTGAAATTTCTCTTGGTGGATGCAATAAGCGAGAGCTTAACTCTTCTACACTGATTCCTAGCACAATAATGTCAATGGAGCAACAG GAAAATTATGAGATTGTGCTGGGGATGAAGGAGCTAGCCGGTAAAGGAATGGCTGCAGAAGCTGTTGAAGAAATTAATGCAATGGATGCAGACTTTTTTGTACAAAATCCGATGTTGTTATTCCAACTTAAGCAG GTAGAATTCCTCAAGCTGGTTAGCTGCGGTGATCATTTGGGTGCTCTACGGGTTGCATGTGCCCATTTAGGTCCTTTAGCAGCTAGTCATCCTGCCCTGCTGAAGCCATTGAAAGAAACTTTACTGGCATTGCTCCAACCTAACGAGGATGTACTTGTAAAGGGCTTCCCTCTACATACTCTTGCAACTTCACTCCAG GTTGCAATTGGAAGGAGGCTTGGAATTGAAGAACCTCAgcttatgaaaattttgagagCAACCCTTCACACACACAATGAGTGGTTTAAACTTCAAATGTGTAAAGATCGCTTTGAAAGTCTCCTGAGGATTGATCTATTGAAGGAAGTTTATACTCCTTTTCTTGCCACAGTTGCCATGTCGAAGTCACATGCAGATAGTTGCACCCAGGGATCTTCCCAAATCACAATATCGTCAAATGCCAGGGTTTCAGAAGATGGTAGCAGTCCAAATCAAGTGTCATCGGCAGATTTTGTCTGTGATGAAAATGCAATACTCAAAGTCATG GAATTTCTTGCTTTGCCGAGGGCTGATGCCATCCACCTTCTTGCACAATATAATGGGAATGCTGAGACCGTCATTCAGCAAATATTTGCATAG